Below is a window of Herminiimonas arsenicoxydans DNA.
TACCTAACTCTTGTTCATCGAATCGTGACAAAAGTTGATTTGAGTACGCTTTGTAATAATATCGTCCAGGATCGCCTCTCCCAGAGAGTTGAATACTTAAATATTCGAGAGCTTCGTTAACAATGGCACCTTCATATGGCTGATCGCTATGCGTTGTTTCAGAAGACCACCATGATTCATCGTCATCAACAACGATTCCAATGTCTGAGAAGATTCTTATTAAGCAAAGGTATAGATTATTGCCCTTGCCATCGCTCTCAAAATCTACAGCTAGCTCAACAACTTGACTAAGTCGCACTCCCCCGTTCCGCAATCCTTGCTCGATCAACGTGCGAATCGAGTTGAGCTTATCGTCATCCAGTATTTTGCGAAAACTGTTGGTGCTTTCAGATTCAGGGAGTTCAATATCGATATCGGACCAGTCAATATCCAAGTCGACGGGCGCATGGTTCGATATTTCTTTTTGTATGGCCTGCGCCACTTGGATTGATGCGTAGTCCATTTCCGGAGGAGCCGTTTCTTCGTCTTCCTCCCAAGAAGACGGTTCGACTGATTGAATTGCATCGTCAAAATGTTGTGGAAAATTACCGTCAACAAATGATGCAGGCTCTACTTGAATTCTGCCTTCAAGGTAGTTGGCAACTACACTGCGATTATTTTCTTTTGCAATCTGAAGCGCGTCTTTATTTTCACGATCACAAGAAGAGATGCAAGCACCTGCTTGAATCAACAGCTCGCATATGCGCACATGACCACGAGAGGCCGCTAACATTAATGGAGTTCGACCAGATGCATCAATCGCATTTATGTCGTCACCACGATTAATGTGTAACTGAACGGCGGCCTCCACCCCTGCCAACGATGCCATCCTGAATAAAGGATTAATCGCTTTTGATATTTTTATCTGCGCACTCATCCCATCAAATTCGCTTGATCCCTCCACATGTAGTGGAAGCTGTGTTTTCACAGTCTGTTATTGAAGTCCCATTATGAAGCAGGTATTTGCCTTGATCTTACAATACAACGTCACCGCTAACCAATTTCGTTAAATATTGAAAATACTAATACTGCCGCAGTCATACTCGCACAAGTGGCAAGCTAAAACTTTTAGAGGAGTTCTAGCATCGTATCTAGACAAATGTGTTTAGATTCAGCTCGCGCAGTGTCTACGTCTGACATGATTCGTGTTGTGAATCACTTCGCCCGTACCCACACACGGCCTTGGGTAGTTCTTCGCTAGAGCATAAAAATTCTGTTATATACCATCGATTCCAATTTTTTTTAGACATATATCCCAGGAGTAGTGAGATTAAACAAGCACTATCTGTTTAGTCGCTAGTAGCCCTTCAACTGGACGTCAAACGAACTCAAGGAATCAGATGGAAAAAAATGAACCTAATATACACAGCAGTCTTATCAAAACGATTCACGGCAAAGAACTTAGGAGTGCACTCACCTGCCCAAGATGCTTATCTAACCGCATCGATATCAAGAACTACGGCAAGAAGACAGGTGGCGCCGTCGGCACCGTAGCTGGCGCTGCAGCCGGCGTAAGCAGTGCAATCGCAGGTGCTGAGGTCGGTGCAACCGTTGGGATGCTTGCCGGGCCAATTGGCATCGGCATTGGCAGCATTGCTGGCGCTATTATCGGTGGCCTATTAGGCGGTGCAGCAGGATGCGCTACCGGTGCCACGCTCGGTGAAGTCATCGATGAGACTGTCTTGGATAAATATCACTGCAGTGATTGTGGGTACAACTTCAGCAAGCCCATAGAAACCGTCTGATATCGCTACCCAGCTAGACAGTTTCTCCGCCGTTCTGCAATCCCCCCCTCCCTCTCGCAACACCTTGTAATACATCTCCCCTGCAATGACTGTTTACTCTCTGCTGTCTTCAACAGCGGCGTTGTCACGTGCATACAAAACAAAAGGAAATACCATGGCACACCTACTACAAAGCATGGCCTATGTCGGCGCAACACCTTGGCATGGTCTGGGCAATCAACTCACGGCCAAACAACCAATCGAAGTCTGGCAAAAAGAAGCCGGCATGGACTGGGACATACGTGAAGCACCCGTACGCTTCATGACAGAAAGCGCTGGCAATCTCGGTGCCATCATGTCCTTCCCCGAGAACAAGGTTCTGTTCCGCTCGGATACCAATGAACCACTCTCGGTCGTCGGCCAACGCTATCAAGTCGTACAACCCCGAGAGATTCTGGAGTTTTATCGCGACCTGACTGAAATCTCCGGCTTTGAGCTGGAAACGGCAGGCGTCTTAAAAGGCGGTCGCAAGATCTGGGCACTGGCTCGCACCGGGCAGTCATCCACCATCAAGGGCAACGATGTGACGAATGGCTACGTCCTGCTGGCCACCGCTTGCGACGGCACGCTGGCGACTACCGCACAGTTCACGTCGATTCGGGTCGTGTGCAACAACACACTGGCAATAGCACTCTCCGGTAGCAATGGTGCAGTCAAAGTCCCGCACAGCACCGCCTTCGATCCACAGGCAGTCAAGCAGCAGCTCGGCATTTCCGTATCCACCTGGGATACCTTCATGTATCGCATGAAAGGATTGAGTGAACGGAAGGTGAAATCAAAAGAAGTACAGAACTACTACCTACGGGTCTTTGCCGACCAAAGTAAAACTGCCTCTGGCCACACCAACGAACGCGCCATGACGAAAGCCATGGCGATGTTCGATGGGCACGGCAAAGGGGCAGAACTGGCTTCTTCCAAGGGAACGGCATTGGGCTTGCTGAATTCAGTGACCGAGTTTATCGATCATGAACGACGTGCGCGCAGTACCGATCATCGACTGGAGTCAGCCTGGTTCGGCCAGGGAGCCCATATGAAACAAAAGGCACTCGATCAGGCTTTGCTGATGATTGCCTAGAGGCTTTGTCTTTACTGTGCTGTGCATTGTTTAGTTATTCATCCCTATCTGTCTCACACCCCTGCCCGACTGCGCTTACTCCGCAGCCGGGCTTTTTATTTGAGGAGTCGCTTCATGAACCATCCTGCGATTGCACCTAAAAGGAAACCACCAGCATTACGGCTGGTATCAACAAAGGAATTGAGCCGCGACCATTGGCTCGAAGTACGTAAGGGTGGCATTGGCAGTAGCGATGCTGCTGCAGCCGTTGGCCTGAATCCGTACCAGTCCCAATTGGAACTGTGGATGATCAAGACGGGTCGGGATGGCGGTTTGCCTAAGATTGATCCGAACGATGGAACCAGTCCAATGTATTGGGGCACGCTGCTAGAACCGATAGTCGCAGCACACTACACCCGTCGTACCGGTAATCGGGTACGCAAGATCAATGCAGTACTGCAGCATCCTGATCCAGATAAGGCATGGATGCTGGCGAATATCGATCGTGAAGTAGTGGGCGCTTCGGACGTCCAGATCCTTGAATGCAAAACCGCTGGTGAATTCGGTGCCCGTCTATGGCGTGATGGTGTGCCTGAATATGTAGTCTGTCAGGTGCAGCATCAATTGGCAGTCACCGGCAAAGCCTCTGCTGACGTCTGCGTACTGGTGTGCGGTCAAGAAATCCGGGTGCATCGGATTGACCGGGATGATGTTCTGATTGCCGGGCTCATTGAACTGGAACGTCGCTTCTGGCAGTACGTGGAGTCGGATACACCACCACCGGCAGATGGTTCGGCTTCAGCTGATACCGCATTGCGCTGTCTGTATCCAACTGATGCAGGCCAGAAGATTGATCTGACGAATGACCGTGACTTCTCCAGCACCTTTGCCGATCTGGTACTGGTACGAGAAGAGATCGCTCAGCGCCAGCTACTGGAATCCCAACTGAAACAGAAAATCCAGCAACGCATGAGTGACGCAAGCAATGCCATCTTCGAGACTGGCAGCGTCAGTTGGAAGCGCTCGAAGGATAGCCTGGCCTTGGATATGACCGCACTGCTACTGGACCAGCCAGATCTACCTACCCGTTATCCCATAACCAAGCCAGGCAGTCGCCGCTTCCTCGTCACAACGTAATTCACACATCCATGCAATTCCATTCTCCATCCGCCGCTATCGGTCGGATGGCTTTTATGCCGCCCAGTCTCTTGTTGAGGCTGGGCTTTTTATTGAGGAACACAGCATGATCAAAGGACTCGCCATTACCCCACCCGTCATCGGACGGATCTCTATCGGCAAGGTCGTGGAGAAGAACGGCAAACGTCTCCCAGAAAAAGATGACCAGTTCACTATTACGTCACAGGTACAGAACCGTGATGGCTGGGTCAATCATCCCTTGGATGAAGCGCTGCGCAAGTCGTCTGGCAACGACAAGCTGCGCTCGATTCCGATTCGCTTTCTGTTCAATGAAGCGGATTTAAATCTACGTGCCGAGTACAGCCTATTCGATCGTCAAAGTGGCCGACCACTATGTGTCGGCAACGGTGAGACATGCAAGCGTTACACGGCCACCGGCATGCAGGCACTGCCCTGCCCTTCACCAGATGGCTGCGAGCTTGCCAAAGGCGGAGCTTGCAAACCGTATGGTCGTCTGAACGTGATGATTGGTGATGCCGAAGAAATGGGAACGTTCATTTTTAGAACGACTGGTTTCAACAGTATTCGTACTCTGGCAGCGAGACTCAGCTATTACCAGGCAGCGTCCGGCAACCTGCTGGCATGTCTGCCGCTGGAGTTGCGGCTGCGCGGCAAGAGTACGACTCTCAGTCACCGTTCGGCCATTTACTACGTGGATATCACTGTCAGAGAAGGACTGACGATAGAAGAGGCGTTTGCACAAGCCAGACAGCTCAATGAACGTCGTCAATCTAACGGCTATGAGCAAGCTGCATTGGATGTGGTCGCTAGAAAAGGATTCGGGAACGGCGCCTTCGAAGATTCGGAAGAAGAAACGTCGGAGATCATTGAAGAATTTTTTACTGAAACCGACGCGAGCGCTGGAGGCATTTCAACGAAACCCTGCACGGAAGAAAAAGTTGGATTGCGTGAAAAGCTCAATGCAAAGGTGGGGAATGTTGATTTAACTACGAAGTGAACGTGAAACGCTCAAAGCTTCCCATCGTTACCCCATGCCGCTCTTTGAAGCGGCATTTTTGATTGTAAAAGGAACAAACATGCGATACCACAAACTGAAAGCCGGATCTGAACCGGGCACCTACGTCATGGAATCCGCCCTAGTGACCGAGGAGGATATTTTAATCATGGCAAAGCAACTGTCCCGCAAACGCTTAAACAAGGGCCGGGCATTAACCAGTCCTGGTGACGTTAAAGAACATTTGCGTGCGCTTTTACAAGACCATCCGCACGAAGTTTTTGCGATCTTGCTGCTGGACACGCAGCACAAAATCATTGGTTTCCATGAGATGTTTCGCGGCACTATTGATTCTACTTCTGTGTATCCGCGCGAAGTGGCCAAGCTCGCCCTGGAGCACAACGCCGCTGCAGTCATTCTGACCCATAACCATCCCTCAGGGGAGCCGACTCCTAGCCAGGCGGATATCAAACTGACCAAGGTTTTAATAGAGTCTTTGGCCTTGATTG
It encodes the following:
- a CDS encoding Conserved hypothetical protein; putative membrane protein (Evidence 4 : Homologs of previously reported genes of unknown function), with amino-acid sequence MEKNEPNIHSSLIKTIHGKELRSALTCPRCLSNRIDIKNYGKKTGGAVGTVAGAAAGVSSAIAGAEVGATVGMLAGPIGIGIGSIAGAIIGGLLGGAAGCATGATLGEVIDETVLDKYHCSDCGYNFSKPIETV
- a CDS encoding Conserved hypothetical protein (Evidence 4 : Homologs of previously reported genes of unknown function); translated protein: MAHLLQSMAYVGATPWHGLGNQLTAKQPIEVWQKEAGMDWDIREAPVRFMTESAGNLGAIMSFPENKVLFRSDTNEPLSVVGQRYQVVQPREILEFYRDLTEISGFELETAGVLKGGRKIWALARTGQSSTIKGNDVTNGYVLLATACDGTLATTAQFTSIRVVCNNTLAIALSGSNGAVKVPHSTAFDPQAVKQQLGISVSTWDTFMYRMKGLSERKVKSKEVQNYYLRVFADQSKTASGHTNERAMTKAMAMFDGHGKGAELASSKGTALGLLNSVTEFIDHERRARSTDHRLESAWFGQGAHMKQKALDQALLMIA
- a CDS encoding Conserved hypothetical protein, putative phage-related (Evidence 4 : Homologs of previously reported genes of unknown function); amino-acid sequence: MNHPAIAPKRKPPALRLVSTKELSRDHWLEVRKGGIGSSDAAAAVGLNPYQSQLELWMIKTGRDGGLPKIDPNDGTSPMYWGTLLEPIVAAHYTRRTGNRVRKINAVLQHPDPDKAWMLANIDREVVGASDVQILECKTAGEFGARLWRDGVPEYVVCQVQHQLAVTGKASADVCVLVCGQEIRVHRIDRDDVLIAGLIELERRFWQYVESDTPPPADGSASADTALRCLYPTDAGQKIDLTNDRDFSSTFADLVLVREEIAQRQLLESQLKQKIQQRMSDASNAIFETGSVSWKRSKDSLALDMTALLLDQPDLPTRYPITKPGSRRFLVTT
- a CDS encoding Conserved hypothetical protein (Evidence 4 : Homologs of previously reported genes of unknown function) yields the protein MIKGLAITPPVIGRISIGKVVEKNGKRLPEKDDQFTITSQVQNRDGWVNHPLDEALRKSSGNDKLRSIPIRFLFNEADLNLRAEYSLFDRQSGRPLCVGNGETCKRYTATGMQALPCPSPDGCELAKGGACKPYGRLNVMIGDAEEMGTFIFRTTGFNSIRTLAARLSYYQAASGNLLACLPLELRLRGKSTTLSHRSAIYYVDITVREGLTIEEAFAQARQLNERRQSNGYEQAALDVVARKGFGNGAFEDSEEETSEIIEEFFTETDASAGGISTKPCTEEKVGLREKLNAKVGNVDLTTK
- a CDS encoding Putative DNA repair protein RadC-like (Evidence 3 : Function proposed based on presence of conserved amino acid motif, structural feature or limited homology; Product type pe : putative enzyme), whose translation is MRYHKLKAGSEPGTYVMESALVTEEDILIMAKQLSRKRLNKGRALTSPGDVKEHLRALLQDHPHEVFAILLLDTQHKIIGFHEMFRGTIDSTSVYPREVAKLALEHNAAAVILTHNHPSGEPTPSQADIKLTKVLIESLALIGVRVLDHIVVSSQGCASLAERGEM